A stretch of Brachyhypopomus gauderio isolate BG-103 chromosome 3, BGAUD_0.2, whole genome shotgun sequence DNA encodes these proteins:
- the cabcoco1 gene encoding ciliary-associated calcium-binding coiled-coil protein 1 — MSGLERGREGKKSHEISKRVTDKKDALSNESEILPQWTLLPHEQINMLLDLSVDEVQLQFEDVLNLKRHQTCLKEAVLLDYFVAGFWWAKEMNFTCQQISFIMALLQLLLDNIKKQQMSFIENFKEFTKTLLATRKSTSSVDTDINLLFNMDQIRSITDYFKSSLFQHYRLYEFLFNHPRDERLLGMERNIEVVNCTNFAAPLEEGMPTDVYFRYIAPPPARPPDQGLGECLEKNEEGPGEGEQDKMHEILEDFSVEDVQEVLGEMAKEMLAKLQEDFAERLRLQEEAYTARLEGLKRVAYK; from the exons ATGTCTGGACTTGAAAGGGGACGAGAGGGGAAGAAATCACATGAAATCTCAAAGAGAGTTACAGATAAGAAGGATGCTCTTTCAAAC GAAAGTGAGATCCTCCCCCAGTGGACACTTTTACCGCATGAACAAATCAATATGCTGTTGGATCTCTCTGTGGACGAGGTGCAGTT GCAATTTGAGGATGTGCTCAATCTGAAAAGGCATCAGACATGTTTAAAGGAGGCAGTGCTGTTGGACTACTTTGTTGCAGGATTTTGGTGGGCCAAAGAAATGAACTTTACTTGTCAGCAAATCTCATTTATCATGGCCTTGTTACAGCTGTTGCTTGACAATATAAAAA AACAGCAGATGTCATTTATTGAGAATTTCAAAGAGTTTACCAAGACACTGCTTGCCACCAGAAAGTCAACATCTTCAGTTGACACTGATATTAATCTGTTATTTAATATGGATCAAATCAGATCCATTACAGATTACTTCAAGAGCAG TCTTTTTCAGCACTACAGACTGTATGAGTTCCTCTTCAATCACCCAAGAGATGAAAGGCTCCTAGGAATGGAG AGAAACATTGAGGTGGTTAATTGCACCAACTTTGCTGCTCCTCTAGAGGAGGGCATGCCAACAGACGTGTACTTCCGTTACATAGCCCCGCCCCCCGCCAGACCCCCTGATCAG GGGCTGGGTGAATGTCTGGAGAAGAACGAGGAAGGGCCTGGTGAAGGCGAACAAGACAAGATGCATGAAATCTTGGAAGACTTCAGCGTGGAAGATGTGCAAGAAGTTCTTGGCGAAATGGCTAAAGAGATGCTGGCCAAGCTGCAG GAAGATTTTGCGGAGAGGCTTCGGCTGCAGGAGGAGGCTTACACCGCCAGGTTAGAGGGTCTTAAGCGAGTGGCTTACAAATGA
- the tmem26b gene encoding transmembrane protein 26b isoform X1, translated as MFVNFLCAVITRSLFILVSLIGVWRVTWVKNNTLYWLLIILFLPLVVELILTLRRRKGKDYKWFSPAVFLFLISIIPTIWILELHHQQNTLNTNKCRSLDSSESINDIVTVLKNSTNENSTSMEMLMNSAKLISSVCPNDWILALHQIVIILLIVGKWILPTGGITRDQLSQLLLIFVGTSADILEFTSETLSDVKNNNQELVYVVLSIWTWSMLQFPFNLTVVNPEANDEIETQSGSLLLTHRRDFWSAAEDLLIKDGPFLLVRLIVMIRYQIIHQMLVFFTLKNFMVVSLNVYRLWVIFWDSR; from the exons ATGTTTGTAAATTTTCTTTGCGCAGTGATCACTAGATCACTCTTTATTTTAGTCTCGCTCATTGGTGTCTGGAGAGTAACATGGGTCAAAAATAATACGCTGTACTGGCTTCTCATCATCCTTTTTTTACCCCTCGTAGTGGAACTGATTTTAACTTTGAGGCGGAGAAAAGGGAAGGATTATAAGTG GTTCTCTCCTGCAGTTTTCCTGTTCCTCATCAGTATTATACCCACCATTTGGATTCTTGAGCTGCATCATCAGCAAAATACACTCAATACTAACAAG TGTAGAAGCCTTGATTCATCAGAGAGCATCAATGACATTGTAACTGTGTTGAAGAATTCTACAAATGAAAACAGTACAAGCATGGAAATGTTGATG AACTCTGCAAAGCTCATTTCATCGGTGTGTCCCAATGACTGGATCCTGGCCCTACATCAGATTGTGATCATTCTGCTGATTGTTGGAAAGTGGATCTTGCCCACTGGAGGCATCACTCGTGACCAGCTCTCCCAGCTCCTGCTCATCTTTGTTGGAACATCTGCTGACATCCTTGAATTCACCAGTGAAACATTATCTGATGTGAA AAATAATAACCAAGAGTTGGTGTATGTAGTTCTATCGATATGGACATGGAGTATGCTTCAGTTCCCCTTTAACCTCACAG TTGTGAACCCAGAAGCAAATGATGAGATAGAGACACAGAGTGGCTCTCTCCTCTTGACCCACAGAAGGGACTTCTGGAGTGCTGCTGAGGACCTCCTCATTAAGGATGGCCCATTCCTGTTGGTCAGGTTGATTGTCATGATCCGTTATCAGATTATCCACCAAATGCTTGTCTTTTTTACACTCAAAAACTTCATGGTGGTATCTCTAAATGTGTACCGCCTGTGGGTCATTTTTTGGGACTCAAGGTGA
- the tmem26b gene encoding transmembrane protein 26b isoform X2, with amino-acid sequence MFVNFLCAVITRSLFILVSLIGVWRVTWVKNNTLYWLLIILFLPLVVELILTLRRRKGKDYKWFSPAVFLFLISIIPTIWILELHHQQNTLNTNKNSAKLISSVCPNDWILALHQIVIILLIVGKWILPTGGITRDQLSQLLLIFVGTSADILEFTSETLSDVKNNNQELVYVVLSIWTWSMLQFPFNLTVVNPEANDEIETQSGSLLLTHRRDFWSAAEDLLIKDGPFLLVRLIVMIRYQIIHQMLVFFTLKNFMVVSLNVYRLWVIFWDSR; translated from the exons ATGTTTGTAAATTTTCTTTGCGCAGTGATCACTAGATCACTCTTTATTTTAGTCTCGCTCATTGGTGTCTGGAGAGTAACATGGGTCAAAAATAATACGCTGTACTGGCTTCTCATCATCCTTTTTTTACCCCTCGTAGTGGAACTGATTTTAACTTTGAGGCGGAGAAAAGGGAAGGATTATAAGTG GTTCTCTCCTGCAGTTTTCCTGTTCCTCATCAGTATTATACCCACCATTTGGATTCTTGAGCTGCATCATCAGCAAAATACACTCAATACTAACAAG AACTCTGCAAAGCTCATTTCATCGGTGTGTCCCAATGACTGGATCCTGGCCCTACATCAGATTGTGATCATTCTGCTGATTGTTGGAAAGTGGATCTTGCCCACTGGAGGCATCACTCGTGACCAGCTCTCCCAGCTCCTGCTCATCTTTGTTGGAACATCTGCTGACATCCTTGAATTCACCAGTGAAACATTATCTGATGTGAA AAATAATAACCAAGAGTTGGTGTATGTAGTTCTATCGATATGGACATGGAGTATGCTTCAGTTCCCCTTTAACCTCACAG TTGTGAACCCAGAAGCAAATGATGAGATAGAGACACAGAGTGGCTCTCTCCTCTTGACCCACAGAAGGGACTTCTGGAGTGCTGCTGAGGACCTCCTCATTAAGGATGGCCCATTCCTGTTGGTCAGGTTGATTGTCATGATCCGTTATCAGATTATCCACCAAATGCTTGTCTTTTTTACACTCAAAAACTTCATGGTGGTATCTCTAAATGTGTACCGCCTGTGGGTCATTTTTTGGGACTCAAGGTGA